One genomic window of Dermacentor andersoni chromosome 8, qqDerAnde1_hic_scaffold, whole genome shotgun sequence includes the following:
- the l(1)10Bb gene encoding protein BUD31 homolog isoform X11, with protein MGKVRRSKKPPPEGWELIEPTLDELEQKMRECETESHEGKRKVESLWPIFKIHHQKSRYVFDLFHKRKAISKELYEYCIREGLADRNLMAKWKKQGYENLCCLRCIQTRDTNFGTNCICRVPKAKLEEGKIVECVHCGCRGCSG; from the exons ATGGGTAAGGTGAGACGAAGTAAGAAGCCCCCTCCCGAAGGCTGGGAGCTGATCGAGCCCACACTGGACGAACTGGAGCAAAAAATGCGCGAAT GTGAGACAGAGTCACACGAAGGCAAGCGCAAGGTGGAGTCTCTGTGGCCCATCTTCAAGATCCACCACCAGAAGTCCCGATACGTGTTTGACCTCTTCCACAAGCGGAAGGCCATCAGCAAAG AGCTTTACGAGTACTGCATCCGGGAGGGCCTTGCTGACCGCAACCTAATGGCCAAGTGGAAGAAGCAGGGCTACGAGAACCTGTGCTGCCTGCGATGCATCCAGACCAGGGACACCAACTTCGGCACCAACTGCATCTGCCGCGTCCCCAAGGCAAAGCTCGAAGAG GGCAAGATAGTCGAGTGTGTCCACTGTGGCTGCCGAGGGTGCTCTGGATGA